The DNA segment GGGGGAGGCCTCTGGGGCCTACAGCCATGCAGGCCAGGTCCACCCAGCCCTGCTCCTGTACTTGCTCCAGCCATGCTGACTGGCTCAGGCCCCCTCAACACACTAGACCCACCCGGGCCTCTGGGCCATTGCTCTCCCTTACTTTTAGCACCCTCAAATCTCCCCTGCCTAGCCTGCGATACCCTCCCCAACCTCTGTCCACCAAGCCGAGCAGAGCTACCTCCATCCCAGGACTGAGCCTCAGGATCCCCCTTGAAAGGGGAATCAAATACCCCTGGCCCCTTCCCCATGGGTGTGGGAGGCTGGGACACGAGAGCCGGGCAGGTTGTCTGGGACCCCACCGCCCTTGGTGACTGCCACAGTCCCCACGGCCACCGTCCTGGTCCCTGAGCACCCTGCTCCTAGCCCGGGGTGAGCAGACGGGCCCAGCGGGGTGAGTGCCTGAAGGCCTGAAGGGCTTACCCGGTCGTGCACCGGCCGCAGGACTCCCCACACCTGCTCCTCGGGCACAGCCAGGCCCAGCTCCTCCTGCGTCTCCCTCAGGGCCGTGTGCACCACATCCCGGTCAGCGGGGTCACActtgccacctgggaaactgaaCAGGCAGACGGAGCCTGCTTCTTGGGCCACTGGGTGGGACCATGAAGGGCTGGGGGTGGCTGCTGCGGCAGGGACTCGCCTAAAAAAAAGTCTCTGCCCCTAGTTTGCAGAGGGCTGGGCAAACCCCAGGACCTCTGCAGGCTCGGTTTACCTCCATGAACAACAGGGGTAAGGGGGAGAAGCCTTGTGCCTCCCGGGGCCCAGCTATGCTAACTGGGCTTATCATGTGTGGCCCCAGAGGTGCTGACATTGACCCTAGGGTGTCCCCAGTTTCCGccgggggggagggaggggggcggggcctgggggaaGCCAGGTAGCCCCACCCCGGGCACCCCCTTGGTTCCCGGAGGCAATCCTCCCTCAGTAACCGGGAAGGGGCGAAGTTTTGTCTTTTTAGTGTGTgcgcttggtcgctcagtcgtgtccggctctttgtgaccccgtggattgtatcccgacaggcttctctgtgcatggggattctccaggcaagaagactggagtgggttgccatgccctgccctcctccaggggaatcttcctcaccctggaatcgaaccccagatctcctgcattgcaggtggagtctttagcgtctgagccaccagggaagcccaggaatcctggagtgggtagcccatcccttctccaggggatcttcccgacccaggaatcgaaccgaggtctccctgcattgcaggcggagtctttatcagctgagctgtCCCCCACCCGCGCTTCGAGCAATCCGCGCGGCGGCGCCGGGGCAGGAGTACCTGCGACGCCAGGTTCCGGGCGGAGGGATGCGGATTGTTGATTCCCGCCGCAGTCGGCTGGCCGACGGGCTCTACTTTAGACCCATTCTGTAGAGGCGGAAACCAAGGCTCGCGGAGGCTAAGTGCTTTGCCCACGACCCGGCGGTCTCCGCGGTTTCGCGGCGCCCTCTTAGAAGGGAGAGGAGGTCCCAGCAGGTGTACCTGACGTCACCCTTGTGCCTCCCGGCCAGGCGGCTGGACCGCAGCGTGTAGAGGAGCGCCGGGACCCCGCGCACCGAGCACAGAGGTACGAGGACCGCGGCCGCCGCAGGCCGCGCGCGCAGCCGGGCCGTGGCTCCCGCCAGCAACCGCCGGCAGCGCTGTTCGCCCTCCGCCGACAAGCAGTCGGGCAGCATGTCCGGTCCAGCGCGGCGGGGACACCGAGGGCACCGGGCGGCGCGAGGGAAGAGGCTCGGGCGAGTACACTTGGGGAGGTCTCTCGGGAACCTGGGGGGCGGGCCGTGGGAGGAGTTTACCCGCCTTGGTGGGGAGAGGTAGGGGCACAGGCCACGCCCACGGGGGCGGGGCCCGACTAAGGGGCGGAcccaggcaggggagggggccctCTGAGAGTTGTGGGGAGGGTTCGGGAAGGGCGGGGCGGGAAGGGGCGGGGCTCGATAGCCCGGGCTTCCGGTAGGGGCGGGCCTGGGGCGGGGCT comes from the Odocoileus virginianus isolate 20LAN1187 ecotype Illinois chromosome 28, Ovbor_1.2, whole genome shotgun sequence genome and includes:
- the NUDT8 gene encoding mitochondrial coenzyme A diphosphatase NUDT8, with the translated sequence MLPDCLSAEGEQRCRRLLAGATARLRARPAAAAVLVPLCSVRGVPALLYTLRSSRLAGRHKGDVSFPGGKCDPADRDVVHTALRETQEELGLAVPEEQVWGVLRPVHDREKATVVPVLAGVGPLDPQSLRPNPEEVDEVFALPLAHLLQEQNQGYTHFCRGGHFQYTLPVFLHGPHRVWGLTAVITEFTLKLLAPGVYQPRLASPELPRG